In Gossypium hirsutum isolate 1008001.06 chromosome D01, Gossypium_hirsutum_v2.1, whole genome shotgun sequence, the genomic window ATTGAGAGGGACCAGAAAGGTCTTTTTATCTAAAAATTACATATATTCTAAGCAAAGTCTTTTAAAAATAGTCTATTTTGACCGATTAAATTTTAGCTCGATTGGCATAGACATTGTTGTCAATACAAaaggatgtgggttcgagtgcgtagaagcacattatcctcctatttatgggttaggcAGGGGCTATAGTTAGTTCTAgatattgtgtcaaaaaaaacatatatgacCAAGAcctataataatattattcaaaaataataatctaTTTTGCTCTGGTTACCTCCTTGGTTAAGTCACTATTGATTTATTCTATTGGCTAATTTCATCTTATTTTTCCAATACTTCATCCATGAAATTTTCCAAAAGTGGGGTTCCGATTTTCAACTCCAACGAGTTACTCCATGAATTCTCTTTGCCAAAGCATGCGTGTTGACACCATCACCTTATACCACTAACTAGACCATTTTTTCTCCTCAAGTCTCAATCATTTTCATTCCTTTTGTCAAAAaaccatattttatatttaagagaTTTATTATAATTATCGATTAAGTTTTAGTTCGATTGACACAGATATTATTGTTAATGCAGTAGGATATGAGTTTGAGTGTGCTGAAAcatattatccttctatttatgagttgagagGAGCTATGTATAGTTCTAGCATTGTGTAAAAAAGCAACTATAATcataacctataatgaaattattcaaaaaaaaattattacaattctTCCATTAAAATCCCATCACCATGGAACTTACTAGAGGTTGAAATAAACGTTGCAAGCTGACCCAAATTGGCTAAAAATAGAGCTAATGCTGGTTGACTTGAAAATACAATGTTTCTAAGTTCAACTCTCTCTTCGGGGACACAATGCAAATGGAAATCTTTAGAAATAATGGTTAGAATTTACACTTTGAAGTTGAAGTTTCATGATTGTATATGtgggaaattatgaaaaattattcaATAGATTGCGACcccaaaaaaattggtttaaaaggTAACATGTACTCTTTAAACAGCATTTTGAACCATGGTCgtacaataaatttttttttagtgggtttaatatatattttacataaatgGGATGAGATGAGATAAATAATTATCATAATTGTTTCGATCTGCATCTacttttcaaataaaaaacccCAATAGCCAATTTGGGTTTTGCTATTCCTAACCACTTAGTTATCAAATTCTTTggaaaattagggtttgaatAACTTGCATATGAAACATATTATATTACTTGaacggtaaaagtaccatggaggctctTGTACTAGGAGCTGGATTTCATTTTGTCTATTTTACtttaaaatgaacaaattagtctTTCTGTTAAAAATCCCAACCATTTCCACTGTTAAAAATTAGTCCATTGTACGtcagcatgaggtacacgtgACATGCCACATGTGATAGTCTAGTTATTCCGTCAATAatgtcaatttttaacagtaaaaacgGATGAAATTTTAACGAAAATGACTTTTTAATCAacgtacaaggactaatttactcattttttgaataaaagagacaaaatacaatctgactcctaatacaagagcattcatgatacttttaccttaATTGAACTCAAGTGCAAGTGTGAGATATATACATATGtttgacataaatatatttaatttatagaGTTCTTAAAGGATCATATCTGTATAATCGAATCTAAATACATATCATATTCGAATATTAtaaacatatacttatatattcaAAGTACAAGGAATGTACAAAGTTAACTTCCTTATTTCTATAAAAGGGTTTTGCTTTATTACTTGAAAATCATAGATTCATTCCAAATAAACAACAGAAAAAAAACCCACTTACCCAACCAATCTCTCTTTATTACAAGCACAAATTAACCATAACAAGCTCGGGCAAGTAATGAAAATTTGCAGTTGGTGAATTACAAAATAAGGCATGAAGAAGACAagacaagaaagaaagaaaaggttgcttTCATGCTTTACCGACCACATGACATATTTAGAGAGATTAAACACGCATGTTGTTAAAGAAACGGCTGCAATGAAAATGGAGAATGTCTTACATATGTAGAAATGGTCAACGACAGAGCCCCGTCCAAGGAATCATGTGGTCAAAAACAGTTTTATTGGGTTTAGGAATGGTCCTAAAGGATCCAACCAGATCTTATGCTGTAAAAAGAACAAAGATGTGGTTTGGTCACAATCCACTTACTGTCCAAATGCAAAGAACTTAAGGAGTTTTAACCCCCCACAAAACTTAACGAGTAACTATCATGTTTCAGTTCCCAAGAGAGCCAGTTGTTTGCCTATGCCtatgtatatacatataggtATAGGGTAAATTATTCTAGATGTTGAAATTTAAGTtcaactaatatttttttaactaatttaacaTGGATTCTTGggttttcattttatatttttatttaaaagtatatataaaagtatgaaaaagttaaatgtgtataataatattaattataatttaaaagaattgatATTTCTATAACTTCATAAATTAATGTGACACCAACTGAATAACagagaaagaattgtatgaaacATGAGTGTCACATCATCCTGTATCTCTTTctattaatgatatttttaataattttttccatatcattgatacataatttttataacttttttaaccCGAACCtcaaactcgaaatttgaaaCCTTAAACTCAAACCCAAAATCATgaacctaaaccttaaatcctaaaccaaaaGGTTAAATTTAGGGTTTGTGGTCTAAGATTTAGGGTCCAAGATTTGAATTTAAGGTTTAAAGTTCATTGTTCGAATTCATATTcagatttaaaaaattactaaaattatgtatcaattatatgaaaaaattattgaaaatggaTATAGAATTATAGAGGAAGTtaatatgaaatgttattaaataattaataagtctatttaaaaattttatttttcatgaattataaaagataaaagggtaaactaccaaaatagtcacttttgtttgactcaggttacattttagtcacttatgtttgaaatgttacgttttagtcacttatgttatcacgttgtaacattttagtcactgagccgttagtttctattaacggtgtaacggtaaactgatgtggcacgttaaatcatcattttaaacaaaaattctaggttaatttatacaatcggtccccatattttttcgtttggagcaatttaatttttttcttttatgtttttttaactttctttcttttccattctcttacgcttctccctttgtttttctcccttctccatttctttcaacatactttttctatgttttatttttttgaacaatttaattttttcgagtgaggcgagcttgtggactagttaCAAATGGAAAGTAtaaaaaaactatgttaaaataaatgaagaaaggaggaaaatagagggagaatcataagagaatggaaaaagaaagttagaagaacataaaagaaaaattttaaattgttgaaaataaaaaaatataggaaccaattgtagaatttaacctaaaattttagtttgaaataatgatttaacgtgccacatcaacTTAACGTTACACCATTGTCGAcaattaacgactcagtgactaaaatgttacaacacgataacgtaagtgactaaaacataacatttcaaacataagtgactaaaatgtaacttgagtcaaacaaaagtgactattttgatagtttatccAAGATAAAAAGTAGTGAAAAAATAATGATTAAGGAACAGTGACTTTCCAAGTAGAGCTTACACACCAACAAAATCAACAAATGGGGACCAAAAGACAAAAGCAAAAGGCATTTGGGGTGgtaatattttatacattataaGGGCATTGCTCACAAGCAcattcttttatatgtatatatatacacaaccacCACTACACTTCAAAAGCACCCTCACACTTACAAACTTCAATAACTTTTCTTTGTATATTGTTGCAAGCAatctacaaaaagaaaaaaagccatGGGGAATTGCTTAGTTCTTGAAGAGAAAGTAGTCAGAGTGATGAAAACCGATGGCAAAATCCTTGAATACCGACGACCCATCAAAGTACAACAAGTTTTATCCGATTTCTCCGATCGCGCCTTGTCGGAATCATTTTCTGCTTGCCGGAATCTTCATCCGGACACAAAGTTGTTACCGGGTATGTTATATTACCTTGTTCCGTCACCCTCGATAAAGAGTAAGAAAAAGAAGGTGAGGTTTTCGAGTACACCAGAGGTGAAGGATGATGAAGAAGGAAGCCATGGTGTTgtgaggattaaattgataatcAGTAAAAAGGAACTAGAAAAGTTGGTTCAAAAAGATGGAGTTTCAGTTCATGAGATGGTGTCGAAGATGCAAAGTAAACAAAGCATAAATGGAGTTGATGATGATGACGATGGTGATGATGATAGTTGCAGAAAGTGGAAGCCTGCATTAGAGAGTATAGCTGAAGTAAACTAGTAAagaatatacatacacatatacatatatatagtacTGTAAGTCTGTAACAAATATGCTTGTTTTCATTTATGAAAATCTGCAGATAATAGATGCTTCAATTTCAATCCTTGTGAACGtccattaaattttctttttcatgtttttttcatCATTTAAATGTCATCTACCACTTAATTAAAGAAAGCAAAAATAAGCTAATAATTCAATAAACCAGTAATAAGCTCTATAGGGTGAATAAAATTCAATTCGAttagaaaaaatcaaaaaataatttgaatttcgagttaatcgaattattcgagtcaatttaaataagtaatttgtATTTTGAGTTCGAATTGAGTTGAATTTCACAAATCGAATAACAAATTAGTGTAAATACACTTTTGATTCCTGTCAAgtttaaaaatgagcaaattggtctttctCTCGACAAAAAAgtacaaaataattttcaaaattttaaaatatttatatatttttaaaaaattctaaaagaaagttaaaaaattaaaagttttcaagaataataattttgagacctaaataagttaattaatgattcaattttatcatactaaagtattttttttatttgctttgaaacggttttcaaatatatatggtttcaaatttatgtactctaatatgaaattagttatattgtaacaagattttaatttgacatgtttaattttttaatttaactcgaacaatttcactcgattcgattcgacttgaattttatttcactcgacttgattcgaaaaataatcaaatcaggttagaatgataaaatttgactcgtcaactcgaatttttttcactcaatttgaTCAAATGCTCACCCCTACTCCTAACTAGGGTTAATACAACAGTTACAATGAATAAAAgcctttgtttctttttcttatttatgaaaatgcctataaccattattattattactattattattattattattattattattagaaattgATAACATTTAAAGTGAGATTTTATTATATAGTGAGATTTCATGATATCCTTTTTAAATCAACGATTatggttaaaaaataaaaatgaagagaCTATAGTCGTTTAATCAAGTCACATTATTTGGAACCTACATTGATTTTCTTTGGAAATCAATcactttttttaatattgaaatcgGTTGAATTAGTTAAAAGGTAAACGCATGTTTCTCAATGCATCCTATGTGGTATGACCAATCATGGAttgatatttttttcttctttttttttttagtttcaacCATTAATTTAAAAGAATCTCATAGAATCTTATAAACAGGTCTTTAAATATATGTCgttgttgaaattattaaaaattgagatAAAAATTGGTGAAatcgaaatttttattttttaagtaaaaattgaAACTTGTATTAATAttggatttttcaaaaaaaattattatttttaaattgtgttttgatTCTTTTTCCTCCTTAGTTTTgtccaaatatttttaaaaaattgtgaatttttgttaattattattttatgtttttaaaattttcaatataattaaaTCTATGGGGTTCAACCATTTAGACGTTAAATCGGAAGTTCAACCAACTTGATCTCTAGTTCAATAGGGGTGGAGGGAGGAGGTTCGCAGGGTTGGcccttaaaatgaattttttttattttagtccttaaaatttataaaattttaagttactATATGATAGAATTATagtttaatttctcaaaaatgttagaatttcgatttaatccttttaaaaattataaagatatgagtcaatacaaaaataaaattgtattttaactcataaaaatatataacttaatatcGACCCttaataaaatttctaacttcACCTCACAGCTCAGACTTTTCAACCCACGATTAAATAATGCATCTAATCCATTAAATCTTTTTGCCTAAATAAATgaacttatatgcatattttggaGTCTAAACACgcttaaattcaatttttttttaattttttaatgtatttatcaGAACGAGTTCAATAGTAACAAATTTTCTACATTTTATAACGAATTTTAAAACTATTCCATACTCAAAGTGAAGATTAAACCTTCGACCattaattaaaatagtaaaaatcatTACCATCTCATCTAACTTTCGTTATTTAGATTCAAATATTTAATCACATTAAAAAGACTTATAATTATAGTTTGCATGTGTAATTATTAGGTTTATATTGGTGCCATTTTACTGCTCCACCCATCATAATAATGGTGGCTTGTGGCTAATAATTAATACCCAATATTATCGTATAAACTGATAAGACAAAGTCCACTTTGACTGAGTAAAAAAATGTTCATAAGAAATGCTTAAGCTTTGGTGTGTCTCACGCATGAATCTTCGTATTCTTACGATGTTAatggataaatatcaaatttatacataaattttattttaatatacaatTTGATATATATGAATTctgatttggtgtaattataaaCATCAAATTTAAATTGTGCGGTTTATATAcgtaaatgaaattttgatttgattcttttatacgcatttaaagaaatgaatacgtatatttatttttatattggattaatataatagTTCATGTATGCAATATaaccaggggcgaagccagaaactTTTTTTAGGGGGGTTAAAGTGCatttttacctttactaatttaaaatttctaaaggcCTAAATGGACagttttccattttaggggggtcaGGGCCTGCCAGCCCCCCTAGATACGCCACTGAATATAACAACGTAAAATGGTACTAATTTGATAATGTTGTTAGTGGTTtctgaaaattgaatcaaattaaaatttaacgtATAAAATCATGCAAAATCAAAGTTAATGTATGACATTACACATTGGATCAAAGCTCATgcatagttttgatatttatccctaaaTTATTCCAGGCAAAAATATAGGTTTAATTCTATCTCCAGTCCCTATACtctttggatttaaaaaaaattatctactTCTAATTCtagaaatttatttcatttacttgtttgatttaaatatttaaaattcaattgatAACATTATTAATGAATTtccattaaatttaaatattcttCATTTAAAGCCCAACTCATaacatatattcaaatttaacctaaGTAGATCAACTAAATTCCCAAAATAATTCCTTTAAGTTAAAAGTGAAagggattaaatttcaaaaattcaaaaaatacaaggaTTGAGAGCAAAATTAGACCCAAATAATATATAACTCCAACACCAATCAAAATCTCAATTTGCTTGGTAGAAtctaaaaccatatattttgaaatgggaaaaataaaagcaaagttaaatttgaattgatcaCATTATATGTGTTCCATGTCATTGCCACTCTTAAAAGGAAGTTTCATGGATAgaatcatttcaattcatcatagcttttagaaaatgatatttaattatatatatatatcgaactGATCGTATTAAGCATAAATTGTTTTAGGTCAAATTATGATGatagtctttttttttatatttaaatttagggtttggtatctatactttaatttgacatagtttgatttttatacttttataatatcattagtttGTTCGAATAGTTAGTACCCTTAAttgttttgattaaaatattgaagtcaaattgttttcttaaaaactagTTTCGACTTATCATGTCGAAATAGTTTTTCTTTTTGTGTTAGAaaagtgttttaaataaaattttacgtCTAAGGGTGCtaactatttcaattaaataatgtCATTATAAAAGTAAAAGATCAAATCATGTCAAATTATAATACAAGGATTAAATCCCAAATGTAAGCATATAAAAGGCCACAATGCAATTTAGCCATTATCTTCTAATAGCCTTTAATATATAAGTCGAGTTAATCCTCTTTAAAAAAGTCTTATTTGTCTGTTAATATTCTGTCTATTGTAAAGAGGTGATTGTTCTACACTTTAGCAACATACTATCATAGAGAGGTTTACGATCCATGTTCGAGGTTCGTGGCTACCCCTTCCAATAATGTCTACTCCAAGATTTGAACATGCGTTCTTTTCTTAGAGCGCAATATATCTTAACACTGAGCCCAACAATTGTTTGTTTTATGAAATAACTATAATTTTACTTAGAATTTTAGATAATATGTGGTTGTAAAAAAATCTACTTTATCATCACAGTTATTGTTGTTATAAAAGattaaactaaatataaaaatcaataccACTAGAAACTTAACTGTTATAGCGGGCAGTTGTTATAAATAGGGctgattttatatataaaatatgtattgaacgattatcatatttttatattgataaatttaatattcTACATTAATTATTCTTTGTTTTACTAAATTGCTTTaaaaatttatgtttcaaaaaatttatcaattaatagaaaatattttacgcAGAATCAttgaatacaaaaaatatatctgcttttttaaaattcaatttatttttcagaataatttTTCGATAGTTGTTTTCAGTGAAATAAATATACACTcgttttttttccattctctacATGGTTAAAACGTAAATTTTTAACCAATGCGGTTTTGGCTGCATGGTTGGTATGTACTATTTCagtaaaaaattagaataatcaaCTTTATTTCTTGatgctgaaaattttaatttgtatcgATCGTATCAACTCGTTTAGTTTAATTATGATCCTACACTAGATGGAATATTGTGCACCGACGAAGAAACTGATGATTTTATTTATTGTAGTCATGTCATATAATTACAATTTGATCCCTTGATCTTTGATTAATTGTGATTATACCCTTTTTCAGAGGttgtaattgcaacttcaatgGAACAAGAAAGAACTGGCGGAACGTGCGTCTTTGGGTGGTCTAAGTTCGCCTTTGACACAAAACATATTTACcctatgtttttactttttagttcctatactatttaaaatttaaaattttagtccttatactaatttgaaaattaaagcaATAGCTAAGGTCTGTTAAGAGatttctattaaaattgaatattttgtattttaatattcaaatgattaatttaaaaatcaaaatctaattgaaaacatatatttgaatttaacataaattaattTACGATATTATCAAttagactttaatttttaaattaaacaagtagagaaattaaattcttaaactTCGAAACAAAAAGATTTCGCTTTGTTGCATATAATTCATGGCTAAACTAATTGCGTTTTGATGTGCTCTTATGTTCAGGAGTGTTCAGATGGTTAATTGAACCGAATTAttattaatcgaattaatcgaactttttaatcctttaactGTTAACTGaaccgaaatttatatttttttttgttaaagcaagtataaaacatataaaaaataaataaattgataatgttcaCTTGACCGAACTAAATCAGTTAactgaccgattaaccgaattggATAAGTTCAGTCTGTTAATTCGGTTTTAACCGAAGTTTTAACACCTCTACTTATGCCCTACCCAAATTGCCATCAACTATGTCGATTTGGGGcatggaaaaaatatttttttacgatTCAATCTATATCATTTTTGCAAATAAATTTgggtttatattattttagtaaaaaactcttaaaaataaaaagattaattttaaaggtataaaAGAGTACAAGGGTCAaaagtagaggtgctcatgggccaagccgggcccataaaaaattttggCCCACGTACTAGGCCTAGGCCCGatccggcccgaaatatgggttaaaattttattcagaTCCGGCCGCAGAAAAAATTCCTAAGCCTTTGAGCATTGTTAAtgtataaaaaagtattttaaaaatatttaaaattaaaaaaattaaaaatatatattttaattataaaagtggtgcccgaggcccggcctgtTTTTTAAATGAGCCTCTTTTCTTGTccaaacccatatttcatgcctatatttttactcgaaTCCTCTTATATTTTGGGCAGGCTGTCGGGCTGAGCTGGGCCGCCCGGCCATGAGCTACTCTAGTCGAAAGCAGAATTAAACCTATTTACCCATCTTCCCTCAAGCTTAGCTTTTAAGCCATTAAACCATGACATTTGATCAGTAAATAAAcaacaagaaaatcaaatttcCCATGTCGAGATCATTGATTCGACGATTTTGTCCAATTTTCATAGCTCGAatcaaacaaaaccataaaattcTAAAGTCTTCTttatattcttcttcttcttcagctcTTCATGAGGTTTCTTCTGAATCTTCTCCTTCTCTCGATGCTATTCACATGACTGATAATTGCGTTAAGGTAAacgaattcaatttaaaaaaacccttttttttttctatgtgTGATTTATATTGCTCTCTGAGTATTGTTTATGGAATCTATGGTAATACAGCATTCTTGGTTtgtttgtctttttcttttttgcttgcAAGTGTTCTGTAATTTGATTGCGGGTTGGGGAAAGGTGGTTCTGCCGTTCTGTTTGGGTGCTGAGAAAGTGCAGGAAAAgttgtgtgttttttttaattatcttgATTTCATTTTGTGTAATATAGCTATATTTTGGAATACCATCAAAtacattcatttaatttcattatttaatctaAAGTTATGTAACTCTATCTGTTTTTTCTTTtgtaaattgaaacaaaatattatgaaaaaattgtctttttttttgtctttttgtaaAGATTGCTGAATGAATTGTCTGATATTCTGTGACAAAGTTGCAGAATTTAGGGAGCAATATAAAGTACAAATCTTATACCTTTTTATGCATTGCAATGAAATTTGAATGAGGAACCTTTCTTCATCTCTCTGAATTAGTGTTATTGATGGTTGGCGATCAATATTATTGAGGGGTCAACTCCTTTAATAGAAGTCTTCCAACTATAGTCCGCCAGGCACTTGGTCCAGTTCTCAATAATCGAAGTTATTGTCCCTTAGGAGAGTTTTGTCTCCTGTGCTCTACTGAGAGCCTGCCTGCCTGCCGTAAGTGGATGCTCTGAGTGCTTGGTTCATAAAGCTAAGAGCACCTCAACCATATGTGGGTGCACGGCCACCCAGCAAAGGGACGGTAGTGTCTCGCCCTTAATGTGGCTTGAACCCTTGGCCTATATAGGTCACTTTTTAGGGAAAGTGGTACCGCTTGAGCCAGTTGAGGCACTCTTGGCTTTGTGAACTAGACCCTTAGGGCAACTGCTGAGGGCACATTAGCTCTCGGCAAAGCGGCAAAGCACTAGAGGCAAAACCTTTCTCAAGGGACAATACCTTCAATTGTTGGAGGACCAGTCGATTGTTTGATGGATGACACTTAGAAGACTTCTCCAAAAGGAGTAGACCCCTCAACAAATATGTTGCCCAAAATAATTGAAGGAATCTACATTTGGTTGTTGTTTGATAATTTCCTCATTAACATTAGGGATATGCTTTGCAGAGAATCGAAGAACTGCAAGCAAGTAAAGAATTATCCGAGGAAAAGATGCTCCGGTTGAGCGTGGAAACAGGCGGATGTTCTGGGTTCCAATACGTTTTCGATCTGGATGACAAAACCAACCAAGATGACAGGTTTCATCTCCTCTATTGCcattcttcaattttcttttggCGAAAACTATGCATAATGCTTTCTCTCAGACTACCATAACCTTTTTTTCTTGCATTTGATTCCATTTGCAGGGTCTTTGAAAGGGGTGGAGTAAAATTGATAGTTGATAACATATCCTATGATTTTGTAAAAGGAGCAACAGTCGATTACATTGAGGAGTTAATTCGTTCGGCGTTCCTCGTAAGCCATCTTTGTTTGATATATAAACATATCTCTGATTTAAGTCATAGAATGTTAACCATCAAAATATATTGCAGCTTTATGTTATGCACTCTTGATGTTTTAGCTCATTACAGTGGATTACTAGTACTGTGCTAGTAAGACGATAGGGTGAGTGTGGGATGCAGATATGCGTCCCGGGCACTAGTAAACTCAAATTTTTTAAGGTTTCCCATTATATGTTAGACATGGGTGAATATATACATGCATGCTTCCAAGCTATGTTAAACCGATCTcttcatttcattaaaatacttATCTAGTATCTGTGTCCAACACATATTTGTCAGTGGATATATACATGCAtccaaaacttgaaaagaaaattcAATGTAATCGGATATATGTACATGCATCCAATACTTATTTGTGTGGGCAGTGGGTGAATTTTGGAATTTATTGTGCAGGTAACAACAAACCCAAGTGCAGTTGGAGGGTGCAGTTGTAAAAGTTCATTCATGGTCAAACAGTAGCCTGTGATTTTCAGCTTTGCCAAACCAGTTGGTAAATCATATTTCTACCATTTTTCTATATGGTCGTAACAAATTATTTTGATTCAAAGATTGTAACATCATAATGTACTGAGGCACTGCTGCTACTGCTTAATCTGTTAGGAGTATTGAATATCTGCAAATTTTAGTACTTTTAAATACTCGAATCTATATAGCACTCATTTGCACTGACAGTTTTTTAATCCCATTTGTAATATTAAAAAACTCTACCATCTACCTATCAAAATATTACTATCCAAAACAGTAATTATTAGAATAtaccccataccttgcccatacctttcccatacctacccatactttggaaaggtcaaagttatgggcaccaaatatttatttagtgttgggcatgggaaaatagcaatttttggtccctaagtgaatagtgactttgcaaggtggcccttgaatctcaactataaataggccaaccattgctcattctcatcatcccacatttgccattctctacttaaggcattgttctctctccctatttgtaaagtttcacttgtatttttggagtgaaatatatttggtagtgcccgaggacgtaggcaagatttgccgaacctcgttaaaattctggtgttctttactatttattgttcatattttgtgaatttgattgtagtgatttattgtgctattaaattacgatagagggatattctggctaggaaagacttggtacttaagtgatcctcgtgatccacctctctttcctgggaattgaacttagtgtgattttttagtacaataattttactctttcacacgcttccgcgcaacaattggtatcagagccagattcgtacttgggaatacgaccgtttacggtactattcacgtatacggcactattcacgtatacggcactattcacgtatacggaactattcacgtatacggtactgttcacgtatacagtagttgggattgagga contains:
- the LOC107928175 gene encoding uncharacterized protein gives rise to the protein MGNCLVLEEKVVRVMKTDGKILEYRRPIKVQQVLSDFSDRALSESFSACRNLHPDTKLLPGMLYYLVPSPSIKSKKKKVRFSSTPEVKDDEEGSHGVVRIKLIISKKELEKLVQKDGVSVHEMVSKMQSKQSINGVDDDDDGDDDSCRKWKPALESIAEVN
- the LOC107928167 gene encoding iron-sulfur assembly protein IscA-like 2, mitochondrial: MSRSLIRRFCPIFIARIKQNHKILKSSLYSSSSSALHEVSSESSPSLDAIHMTDNCVKRIEELQASKELSEEKMLRLSVETGGCSGFQYVFDLDDKTNQDDRVFERGGVKLIVDNISYDFVKGATVDYIEELIRSAFLVTTNPSAVGGCSCKSSFMVKQ